The proteins below come from a single Papaver somniferum cultivar HN1 chromosome 11, ASM357369v1, whole genome shotgun sequence genomic window:
- the LOC113321109 gene encoding GDSL esterase/lipase At4g10955-like, whose product MEIASERDDFSRSGPLYLTIVDWGNVHHRRSIAACLVQGVYVLEHDRQEKRQALAPPWWEFFDFQLLCTLVDDVDSSIFGAIYEFKPEANSHYSAEIPRHVIAFRGTMTERDSVSQDLRLDLRLIQNGLHQTSRFENAMRAVRNMVAVSGASNVWLTGHSMGSSIAMLAGKNMAKTGDFIESYLFNPPFISAPIERIKDKKVRHGFRVASSVITAGLAFAMKGNNQERQPSEDPFTVLSNWVPNLFVNPADHICCEYIGYFEHRENMESFGIGGIERLATQNSLTGLFMNAMGWEYQEELQLIPSACLTINRSPSPTFKRAHGIHQWFRGDLSLQSKVYQYKL is encoded by the exons ATGGAGATTGCATCTGAGAGGGATGATTTTAGCCGTTCAGGACCTTTGTACCTAACTATAGTTGATTG GGGAAATGTACACCACCGAAGATCAATAGCCGCTTGCTTAGTTCAGGGTGTATATGTTTTAGAGCATGACCGCCAAGAAAAACGGCAAGCTCTTGCACCACCGTGGTGGGAATTCTTCGATTTTCAGTTACTGTGCACgcttgtggatgatgttgactctTCTATCTTTGGTGCTATATATGAATTCAAACCAGAGGCTAACAGCCACTATTCCGCGGAAATCCCACGGCATGTGATTGCTTTTAGGGGAACTATGACTGAACGAGATTCTGTGTCGCAGGATCTGAGGTTAGACCTGCGCCTTATCCAAAATGGACTTCACCAAACGTCTCGTTTTGAAAATGCAATGCGAGCTGTTAGAAACATGGTAGCTGTAAGTGGAGCTAGTAACGTTTGGTTAACAGGACATTCTATGGGTTCTTCCATTGCAATGCTGGCAGGAAAAAATATGGCGAAAACCGGTGATTTTATTGAATCGTATCTGTTTAATCCACCATTCATTTCCGCTCCAATTGAAAGGATTAAAGATAAGAAAGTGAGGCATGGGTTTCGTGTTGCTAGCAGCGTGATTACAGCGGGACTCGCATTTGCCATGAAGGGTAACAACCAAGAGAGACAACCGTCAGAAGATCCGTTCACAGTTCTATCGAATTGGGTTCCGAATTTGTTTGTCAATCCAGCTGATCATATCTGTTGCGAGTACATTGGGTATTTCGAGCATCGAGAAAACATGGAAAGTTTCGGAATTGGAGGAATCGAGAGGTTGGCGACGCAAAATTCATTGACGGGATTATTCATGAATGCAATGGGATGGGAATATCAAGAAGAGCTGCAGTTAATTCCATCAGCTTGTCTGACTATCAATCGCAGTCCGTCACCGACATTCAAACGAGCTCATGGCATTCATCAATGGTTTAGAGGTGATTTGAGTTTGCAGTCTAAGGTATACCAATACAAATTATGA